The Pseudodesulfovibrio alkaliphilus genome has a window encoding:
- a CDS encoding phosphotransferase enzyme family protein has protein sequence MPRSLSPAPDAGRLALWGLRPGCDRPDIPLQGSPERCEARAAVQDSTGRVLVLERLGSGSVARRGRIGAFLLGLAQDGLPVPAPMADPDGRILIQDQGAYWQLSPFVPGDPLPQPDYVDQPERGIHLGRFLASLRRAGAGSRDFDGEPGFSLPGYIKTLMATIAQRQPDLHRELTPILAAATPLAEAWPDLETAPCHGDFHPGNVIWRGTGVAAVIDWEFAGHRPVLFDAANCLGCVGIEEPAALVRGLAPALLRTLRDEACLPPRALALLPEMILALRMAWLSEWLRRNDRAMIDLEVRFMRLLANSLDTLLPAWKTILEAGTGPVH, from the coding sequence ATGCCCCGCTCCCTGTCCCCGGCTCCCGACGCGGGACGACTGGCCCTCTGGGGTCTGAGGCCCGGCTGCGACCGGCCCGACATCCCCCTGCAGGGCAGCCCCGAGCGATGCGAGGCCCGAGCCGCCGTGCAGGACTCAACAGGCCGGGTCCTGGTTCTCGAAAGACTCGGCTCAGGCAGTGTTGCGCGGCGCGGACGCATCGGCGCGTTCCTGCTCGGGCTCGCCCAGGACGGGCTGCCGGTCCCAGCCCCGATGGCCGACCCCGATGGCAGAATCCTGATTCAGGACCAGGGTGCCTACTGGCAACTCTCGCCCTTTGTGCCCGGAGACCCCCTCCCCCAGCCGGACTATGTGGACCAGCCCGAGCGGGGCATCCACCTCGGCCGTTTCCTGGCCTCGCTTCGCCGGGCAGGGGCGGGATCACGGGACTTCGACGGCGAACCCGGATTCTCCCTGCCCGGCTACATTAAGACGCTCATGGCGACCATCGCCCAACGCCAGCCGGACCTGCACCGCGAACTGACCCCGATACTGGCAGCCGCGACCCCCCTGGCCGAGGCATGGCCGGACCTTGAAACCGCGCCCTGCCACGGGGACTTCCATCCCGGCAATGTCATCTGGCGCGGAACTGGCGTGGCGGCGGTCATAGACTGGGAGTTCGCCGGGCATCGGCCCGTGCTCTTTGATGCGGCCAACTGCCTTGGCTGTGTGGGCATAGAGGAACCGGCCGCCCTGGTCCGCGGACTGGCCCCGGCCCTGCTGCGCACCCTGCGCGACGAGGCCTGCCTGCCGCCGCGGGCGCTGGCCCTGCTGCCGGAGATGATCCTCGCCCTGCGCATGGCATGGCTATCGGAATGGTTGCGGCGCAACGATCGGGCCATGATCGACCTGGAAGTCCGGTTCATGCGTCTGCTGGCCAACAGCCTCGACACACTGCTTCCGGCCTGGAAAACAATTCTGGAGGCCGGAACCGGCCCGGTTCATTGA
- a CDS encoding pyridoxal phosphate-dependent aminotransferase, with amino-acid sequence MALRASKRRPLVAQSEIRSMSIECARVGGINLAQGVCDLPVPQPVVRGAAEAMERGQNIYTRFDGRAELRRAIAARQQRDTGLEADPEIQVVVSAGATGAFYSACLALLDEGDEVVVFEPYYGYHIVTLAALGIKPVFVTLAPPSWEFCAADLERVVTERTRAIILNTPANPSGKVFSREELALVADFAQAHDLFVFTDEIYENFVFDGREHIAPATLPGMARRTVTISGLSKVFAITGWRIGYAVCDPEWALAIGHFSDLVYVCAPAPLQLGAARGLDELGPDYYRGVAEDHEQKRDLFCATLGEIGLVPHVPQGAYYTLADISRLPGDTAKARAMHLLERTGVACVPGTAFFRGDAGQTLGRFCFAKEMPILEDAMGRLRKLES; translated from the coding sequence ATGGCATTGAGAGCGAGCAAGCGGCGGCCTTTGGTGGCCCAGTCCGAGATTCGGAGCATGTCCATAGAGTGTGCCCGGGTCGGCGGCATCAATCTGGCCCAGGGCGTGTGCGACCTGCCCGTGCCCCAGCCCGTGGTGCGCGGCGCGGCCGAGGCCATGGAGCGCGGCCAGAATATCTACACCCGCTTCGACGGCCGGGCCGAACTGCGCCGGGCCATCGCGGCCAGGCAGCAGCGCGATACCGGCCTTGAGGCCGACCCCGAGATCCAGGTGGTGGTCTCGGCCGGGGCCACGGGTGCCTTCTACTCCGCCTGCCTCGCCCTGCTCGACGAGGGCGACGAGGTGGTGGTCTTCGAACCGTACTACGGATACCACATCGTGACCCTGGCCGCCCTGGGCATCAAGCCGGTCTTCGTGACCCTGGCCCCGCCGAGCTGGGAGTTCTGCGCCGCAGACCTGGAGCGGGTGGTCACGGAGCGCACCCGGGCCATCATCCTGAACACCCCGGCCAATCCCTCGGGCAAGGTCTTCAGTCGCGAGGAGCTGGCCCTGGTGGCCGATTTTGCCCAGGCCCACGACCTCTTCGTTTTCACCGACGAGATTTACGAAAACTTCGTCTTTGACGGCCGCGAGCACATCGCGCCCGCAACCTTGCCCGGCATGGCCCGGAGGACCGTCACCATTTCCGGCCTCTCCAAGGTCTTTGCCATCACCGGCTGGCGCATCGGTTACGCCGTCTGCGACCCCGAATGGGCGTTGGCCATCGGTCATTTCAGCGATCTGGTCTATGTTTGCGCCCCGGCCCCGCTGCAACTGGGCGCGGCGCGGGGACTCGACGAGCTGGGGCCGGATTATTACCGGGGTGTGGCCGAGGACCACGAACAAAAGCGCGACCTCTTTTGCGCCACCCTTGGCGAGATCGGTCTGGTGCCCCATGTGCCGCAGGGAGCCTACTATACCCTGGCCGACATCTCGCGCCTGCCCGGCGACACGGCCAAGGCCCGGGCCATGCACCTGCTTGAGCGCACTGGCGTGGCCTGCGTTCCGGGCACGGCCTTTTTTAGAGGTGACGCGGGCCAGACCCTGGGTCGGTTCTGCTTTGCCAAGGAGATGCCTATACTTGAAGACGCCATGGGCAGGCTAAGGAAGCTCGAATCATGA
- a CDS encoding TraR/DksA family transcriptional regulator, whose translation MTEKERQEFKRFASEEMDALKAEIPRLEELVKPVAPDNAIGRVSRMDNIVNQSVAEAQLSKARVRLARLADALRRADEDEDFGLCLVCDEPIPMARLKAMPETQYCVECAE comes from the coding sequence ATGACAGAGAAGGAAAGACAGGAATTCAAGCGGTTCGCCAGCGAGGAAATGGACGCCCTCAAGGCGGAGATTCCCCGGCTCGAGGAACTGGTCAAGCCCGTGGCCCCGGACAACGCCATCGGCCGGGTCTCGCGCATGGACAACATCGTCAACCAGTCCGTGGCCGAGGCCCAGCTCTCCAAGGCCAGGGTGCGCCTCGCCCGCCTTGCCGATGCCCTGCGCCGAGCGGACGAGGACGAGGACTTCGGCCTGTGCCTCGTCTGCGACGAGCCCATTCCCATGGCCCGCCTGAAGGCCATGCCCGAAACCCAGTACTGCGTGGAGTGTGCGGAGTAG
- a CDS encoding cystathionine gamma-synthase family protein → MIGDKDLGFETRAVWAGEDRVSAGEATQVPVVHSVAFAYDDLDEWLEVSLGNRPGHFYTRNTNPTVAVFEEKARVLEGGEAAVSAASGMGIISGALFALLASGDRVVSVKDTYGGTNRLFTEFLPRQGVGVTLCETTDFAAIEAEVAKGCQVLYLETPTNPTIKILDLERLARAGREAGAVVMVDNTFATPVNQNPLALGADLALHSATKFLGGHADALGGVAVGSRDLIRKIYAYREIAGGALHPMSAYLLLRGMKTLHLRIERQNANALAIARFLESHPGVERVFYPGLESHPGHDIARRQMRGFGGILSFVTKGGTLEDAGRVLSRLRLARRAANLGSVETIAGIPATTSHVECTAEERRAMGIPESLIRYSVGIENVEDLKADLDQALAGC, encoded by the coding sequence ATGATCGGGGACAAAGATTTGGGTTTTGAAACCAGGGCCGTGTGGGCCGGGGAGGACAGGGTGTCTGCGGGCGAGGCCACCCAGGTGCCGGTGGTGCATAGCGTGGCCTTTGCCTACGACGACCTGGACGAGTGGCTGGAGGTGTCGCTGGGCAACCGGCCCGGACATTTCTACACCCGTAATACCAACCCCACTGTGGCGGTATTCGAGGAAAAGGCGCGGGTGCTGGAGGGCGGCGAGGCAGCTGTCAGCGCGGCCAGCGGCATGGGCATCATCTCGGGCGCACTTTTTGCCCTGCTGGCCTCGGGCGACAGGGTGGTCTCGGTCAAGGATACCTACGGCGGCACCAACCGGCTCTTCACGGAGTTCCTGCCCCGCCAGGGTGTGGGCGTGACCCTGTGCGAGACCACGGACTTCGCGGCCATCGAGGCCGAGGTGGCCAAGGGATGCCAAGTCCTGTACCTGGAGACGCCCACCAACCCGACCATCAAGATTCTCGACCTTGAGCGGCTGGCCCGGGCGGGCCGCGAGGCCGGGGCCGTGGTCATGGTGGACAACACCTTTGCCACGCCAGTCAACCAGAACCCGCTGGCCCTGGGCGCGGATCTGGCCCTGCACAGCGCCACCAAGTTCCTGGGCGGCCATGCCGACGCCCTGGGCGGGGTGGCCGTGGGAAGCAGGGATCTGATTCGAAAGATATATGCCTACCGCGAGATAGCGGGCGGGGCGCTGCATCCCATGTCGGCCTACCTGCTGCTGCGGGGCATGAAGACCCTGCACCTGCGCATTGAGCGGCAGAACGCCAACGCCCTGGCCATCGCCCGGTTCCTCGAATCGCATCCCGGCGTGGAGCGGGTGTTTTATCCCGGCCTCGAATCACATCCCGGACACGACATTGCCCGCAGGCAGATGCGCGGCTTTGGCGGCATACTCAGCTTTGTGACCAAAGGGGGAACGCTGGAGGACGCCGGGCGGGTGCTCTCTCGCCTCCGCCTCGCCCGCCGGGCGGCCAACCTCGGCTCGGTGGAGACCATCGCAGGCATCCCGGCCACCACGAGCCATGTGGAATGCACGGCCGAGGAGCGTCGGGCCATGGGCATCCCCGAGAGCCTGATCCGCTATTCCGTGGGCATTGAAAACGTGGAAGACCTCAAGGCGGACCTGGATCAGGCGCTGGCAGGCTGTTGA
- the ffh gene encoding signal recognition particle protein, translated as MFESLQERLGNAFQKFKGQKRLDEDNVREGLREVRLALLEADVNFKVVKGFVDQVKERALGEEVMKGLNPGQQIVKIVNEELTELLGGEQQGLDLSAKPLKLMMVGLQGSGKTTSSGKLALYLRKHHGRKPYLVPADVYRPAAIDQLHTLARQLDVPAYPSTTDMNPVDICRDAMVKAAELGCDLILFDTAGRLHIDETLMDELGNIRQACSPQEILFVADAMTGQDAVTVAEAFNDKLGITGVVLTKMDGDARGGAALSIKTVTGRSVKFVGVGEKLSDMELFHPDRIASRILGMGDMMTLIEKAQSEIDEDEAKAMAEKMAKAEFDFEDFLGHMRKLKKLGSMEGLLKMIPGMGNVMKQLGKDALPEDEMRRTEAIISSMTRQERRQPALINQSRKERIARGSGVKVADVNVLIKNFKQMSKVMQAMMGGGKKKGKFGLPKLPGLGGGAMPDMSALGGMPGMDALGMGGAGEESARRTVSKKTLKERKKKKLNKQARKKKKK; from the coding sequence TTGTTCGAGAGCCTGCAAGAGAGACTTGGCAACGCCTTTCAGAAATTCAAGGGCCAGAAACGACTTGACGAGGACAACGTCAGGGAGGGGCTGCGCGAGGTGCGCCTTGCGCTCCTTGAGGCGGATGTCAACTTCAAGGTGGTCAAGGGCTTCGTCGATCAGGTGAAGGAACGCGCCCTGGGCGAAGAGGTCATGAAGGGCCTCAATCCGGGCCAGCAGATCGTCAAGATCGTCAACGAGGAGCTGACCGAGCTTTTGGGCGGCGAGCAGCAGGGGCTGGACCTGTCCGCCAAGCCGCTCAAGCTGATGATGGTCGGCCTCCAGGGCTCGGGCAAGACCACTTCCTCGGGCAAGCTGGCATTGTATCTGCGCAAGCACCACGGCCGCAAGCCCTATCTCGTGCCCGCCGACGTGTACCGCCCGGCCGCCATTGATCAGCTCCACACACTGGCCCGGCAGCTGGACGTGCCCGCGTATCCGTCCACCACGGACATGAATCCGGTGGACATCTGCCGCGACGCCATGGTCAAGGCCGCGGAACTCGGCTGCGACCTGATTCTCTTCGATACGGCGGGTCGGCTGCACATCGACGAGACGCTCATGGACGAGCTTGGGAACATCAGGCAGGCGTGTTCCCCGCAGGAAATTTTGTTCGTGGCCGACGCCATGACCGGCCAGGACGCCGTCACCGTGGCCGAGGCCTTCAACGACAAGCTCGGCATTACCGGCGTGGTGCTGACCAAGATGGACGGCGATGCCAGGGGCGGCGCGGCCCTGTCCATCAAGACCGTGACCGGCAGGTCGGTCAAGTTCGTGGGCGTGGGCGAGAAACTCTCGGACATGGAGCTTTTCCACCCCGACCGCATCGCCTCGCGCATCCTCGGCATGGGCGACATGATGACCCTCATCGAAAAGGCCCAGTCCGAGATCGACGAGGACGAGGCCAAGGCCATGGCCGAGAAAATGGCCAAGGCCGAGTTCGATTTCGAGGACTTTCTCGGCCACATGCGCAAGCTCAAGAAGCTGGGGAGCATGGAGGGGCTGCTCAAGATGATTCCCGGCATGGGCAACGTCATGAAGCAGCTGGGCAAGGACGCCCTGCCCGAGGACGAGATGCGCCGTACCGAGGCCATCATCTCTTCCATGACCCGGCAGGAGCGCCGTCAGCCCGCGCTTATCAACCAGAGCCGCAAGGAGCGCATCGCCAGGGGCTCCGGGGTCAAGGTGGCCGATGTCAATGTGCTCATCAAGAATTTCAAGCAGATGAGCAAGGTCATGCAGGCCATGATGGGCGGCGGCAAGAAGAAGGGCAAGTTTGGCCTGCCCAAGCTGCCCGGCCTGGGCGGCGGCGCCATGCCCGACATGAGCGCCCTGGGCGGAATGCCCGGCATGGACGCCCTGGGCATGGGCGGAGCTGGCGAAGAGTCTGCCAGGCGCACCGTCTCCAAGAAGACGCTCAAGGAGCGCAAGAAAAAGAAGCTCAACAAACAGGCCCGCAAGAAGAAAAAGAAATAG
- the rpsP gene encoding 30S ribosomal protein S16 — protein MAMKIRLTRMGAKKRPFYRVVALDSAVRRDGRPVEYLGYYNPMVEPAEVNLDMEKIEKWLAQGAEPSNTVRSLLKNAGK, from the coding sequence ATGGCTATGAAAATCAGACTGACCCGGATGGGTGCCAAGAAGCGTCCCTTCTACCGCGTGGTGGCTCTCGACAGCGCCGTGCGCCGCGACGGACGCCCCGTGGAGTACCTCGGATACTACAATCCGATGGTCGAGCCCGCCGAGGTCAACCTCGACATGGAAAAGATCGAGAAGTGGCTTGCGCAGGGTGCGGAGCCGAGCAATACCGTTCGCTCCCTGCTCAAGAATGCCGGCAAGTAG
- a CDS encoding KH domain-containing protein, with protein sequence MLKEMIEYIAKSLVDNPDEVRVTEVEGEQTSVIELKVAKEDLGKVIGKQGRTARAMRTLLGAASTKVRKRSVLEILE encoded by the coding sequence ATGCTGAAAGAGATGATCGAGTACATTGCCAAGTCGCTGGTGGACAATCCGGATGAAGTGCGCGTGACGGAAGTGGAGGGCGAGCAGACCTCGGTCATCGAACTGAAGGTGGCCAAGGAAGATCTCGGCAAGGTGATCGGCAAGCAGGGCCGCACGGCCCGCGCCATGCGCACCCTGCTCGGAGCGGCCTCCACCAAGGTCAGAAAACGTTCGGTTCTGGAAATTCTCGAATAG
- the rimM gene encoding ribosome maturation factor RimM (Essential for efficient processing of 16S rRNA), whose amino-acid sequence MKQTGFVLVGEIVKPHGIRGELRVRSHAESPELFGLVPAIHLREPGAKPAARVIRSWREHKGFVLLTLDGVTDRDGAEALRGREVLVREADLPDLDEDEHYLYQLMGCRVTLEDGSPVGVLEHFFETAGQDTWVIVNEAGAEILLPAVPEFVLDVDLDAGVIVVAPPEGLLDLYLNPEPPKAKPVRPRRGKGGKQAGTA is encoded by the coding sequence ATGAAACAGACCGGGTTCGTACTCGTGGGCGAAATCGTCAAGCCACACGGCATCCGAGGGGAGCTCCGCGTCAGGAGCCATGCGGAATCCCCGGAGCTTTTCGGCCTTGTGCCCGCCATTCATCTGCGGGAGCCGGGCGCCAAGCCCGCGGCCCGCGTCATCCGCTCCTGGCGCGAGCACAAGGGATTTGTCCTGCTCACCCTTGACGGCGTGACCGACCGCGACGGGGCAGAGGCCCTGCGCGGACGTGAGGTGCTGGTGCGCGAGGCCGATCTGCCCGATCTGGACGAGGACGAGCACTACCTTTACCAGCTCATGGGCTGCCGCGTGACCCTGGAGGACGGCAGCCCTGTGGGTGTGCTGGAGCATTTCTTCGAGACCGCCGGGCAGGACACCTGGGTCATCGTCAACGAGGCGGGCGCGGAGATACTGCTGCCCGCCGTGCCTGAGTTCGTTCTGGATGTCGACCTCGACGCCGGGGTCATAGTGGTCGCGCCGCCGGAAGGGCTGCTCGATCTCTACCTCAACCCCGAGCCGCCCAAGGCAAAGCCAGTGCGCCCAAGGCGGGGCAAGGGCGGCAAACAAGCCGGGACCGCATGA
- the trmD gene encoding tRNA (guanosine(37)-N1)-methyltransferase TrmD, which translates to MNFHIVSIFPHYFESPLSAGLMGKGVESGLVAFDHIDVRHFAGGIHKSVDDRPFGGGPGMLLKLDPMVKALSSIASPGRILMLSPRGAPLTQDRVRELAREEDITLICGRYEGIDERLLDLFPIELVSVGDFVLNGGEAGAVCLIEAVARLLPGFMGHADSGEDESFSSGLLEYPHFTRPDVFEGLAVPEVLRTGDHARIEQWRRHCSLEATLRQRPDLLPQARLTVEDVDHLRSLRRSRPGRNLYIALVHYPVLNKFGEKVAVSVTNLDLHDLARLARTYGLGGFYVVTPIEDQKTLAGQILAHWREGAGKAVNPDRAEALSTVSVFDDVDAAVLDIEAQTGQCPRLAATSARLDRAPGAEPALTYGNVRKWLEESPVLLVFGTGHGLASEVLEKAEGTLRPIRYMDDYNHLSVRSAVAITIDRLMMDE; encoded by the coding sequence ATGAATTTTCACATCGTCTCCATTTTTCCGCACTATTTCGAGAGCCCCCTTTCCGCGGGGCTCATGGGCAAAGGCGTGGAGAGCGGTCTGGTCGCCTTTGACCATATAGACGTGCGCCACTTCGCCGGAGGCATCCACAAGTCCGTGGACGACCGCCCCTTTGGCGGCGGCCCCGGCATGCTTCTCAAGCTCGACCCCATGGTCAAGGCCCTTTCGTCCATCGCCTCCCCAGGCCGCATTCTCATGCTTTCGCCGCGTGGGGCCCCCCTGACCCAGGACCGGGTGCGCGAGCTGGCCCGGGAGGAGGACATCACCCTTATCTGCGGTCGATACGAGGGTATCGACGAGCGGCTGCTGGATCTTTTTCCCATCGAGCTGGTCAGCGTGGGTGATTTCGTGCTTAACGGCGGCGAGGCAGGGGCGGTCTGCCTCATCGAGGCCGTGGCCCGGCTCCTGCCCGGTTTCATGGGCCACGCAGATTCCGGCGAGGACGAGAGCTTTTCCTCGGGACTGCTGGAATATCCGCACTTCACCCGGCCCGACGTTTTCGAGGGGCTGGCCGTGCCCGAGGTGCTGCGTACCGGCGATCATGCCAGGATCGAGCAGTGGCGTCGTCACTGCTCCCTTGAAGCCACCCTGCGCCAGCGGCCGGATCTTCTGCCCCAGGCCCGGCTGACCGTGGAGGATGTGGACCACCTGCGCTCCCTGCGCCGTTCCCGTCCGGGGCGCAATCTGTATATTGCCCTGGTCCACTATCCGGTACTCAATAAATTCGGCGAAAAAGTGGCCGTTTCCGTGACCAACCTCGACCTGCATGATCTGGCGCGGCTGGCCAGGACCTACGGGCTGGGCGGTTTTTACGTGGTTACACCCATAGAGGACCAGAAGACCCTGGCAGGACAGATTCTCGCCCATTGGCGCGAGGGCGCGGGCAAGGCCGTCAATCCCGATCGGGCCGAGGCTCTTTCCACGGTCAGCGTTTTTGACGATGTCGACGCGGCGGTCCTTGACATCGAGGCACAAACAGGGCAATGTCCCCGCCTCGCGGCCACTTCTGCGCGGCTGGATCGGGCCCCAGGAGCCGAACCTGCGCTGACATATGGCAACGTGCGGAAATGGCTGGAAGAATCGCCGGTTTTGCTTGTCTTCGGCACAGGCCACGGCCTAGCTTCGGAAGTGCTGGAAAAAGCTGAAGGGACGCTCAGGCCCATCCGGTATATGGACGATTACAACCATCTGTCGGTCAGGAGCGCTGTCGCCATCACCATTGACCGCCTCATGATGGATGAATAA
- the rplS gene encoding 50S ribosomal protein L19 gives MDIIKQIESEHIRLDIPDFKAGDTVKVHYRIVEGEKERIQVFQGAVLRRRRGTTNATFTVRKISDGVGVERVFPTNSPFIDNVEIVSEGKVRRSRIYYLRNLRGKAARIKSKQIWE, from the coding sequence ATGGACATCATCAAGCAGATCGAATCCGAGCACATCCGTCTGGACATCCCGGATTTCAAGGCCGGAGACACCGTCAAGGTTCACTACCGGATCGTCGAGGGCGAAAAGGAGCGCATCCAGGTCTTCCAGGGTGCCGTGCTGCGTCGCCGTCGGGGCACTACCAACGCCACCTTCACCGTGCGCAAGATTTCCGACGGCGTGGGCGTGGAGCGCGTGTTTCCCACCAACTCCCCGTTCATCGACAACGTCGAGATCGTTTCCGAGGGCAAGGTCCGTCGCAGCCGCATCTACTACCTGCGCAACCTGCGCGGCAAGGCCGCCCGCATCAAGTCCAAGCAGATCTGGGAATAG
- a CDS encoding ribonuclease HII, whose product MSLVPATQYPPHAVAGVDEAGRGCLAGPVVAGVCILPETYDLPGLTDSKKLAAVKREALYPRIREQAVAWAVGLSWPGEIDRVNILQATFLAMGRAVRAMKASAALLRIDGNKTIPGHALGLRVAQEWVVGGDGSVPAISAASVLAKTFRDRLMVRLATRYPGYGLERHMGYGTREHLEAIVRLGPCRIHRLTFRGVRSEPEPQRQGSLF is encoded by the coding sequence ATGTCCCTTGTTCCCGCAACCCAATACCCGCCCCACGCCGTTGCCGGCGTTGACGAGGCCGGGCGCGGCTGTCTTGCCGGGCCGGTGGTGGCGGGAGTGTGCATTCTGCCGGAAACATACGATCTTCCCGGGTTGACAGACTCCAAAAAACTTGCCGCCGTCAAGCGCGAGGCACTCTATCCCCGGATCAGGGAGCAGGCCGTGGCCTGGGCCGTCGGCCTCTCCTGGCCGGGCGAGATCGACCGGGTCAACATCCTCCAGGCCACCTTTCTGGCCATGGGCCGGGCCGTTCGGGCCATGAAGGCGTCTGCGGCCCTGCTGCGCATCGACGGCAACAAGACCATCCCCGGCCACGCGCTGGGCCTGCGCGTGGCCCAGGAGTGGGTGGTCGGTGGGGATGGGTCTGTTCCTGCCATCTCGGCGGCCTCGGTGCTTGCCAAGACCTTTCGCGACCGGCTGATGGTCAGGTTGGCGACCCGCTATCCGGGGTACGGGCTGGAGCGGCACATGGGCTATGGCACGAGGGAGCACCTGGAGGCCATCGTCCGGCTCGGCCCGTGCCGGATACATCGGCTGACCTTCCGGGGCGTGCGGTCCGAGCCCGAGCCCCAGCGGCAGGGGAGTCTCTTCTGA
- a CDS encoding YraN family protein, protein MDTSNTITPARRRGDLGEDAAARFLESRGMRVVERNWRYRQWELDLVCRDGDTLVFVEVKTRMAGSMSAPADGLGRAKRARLVKAASRYLSAKGLWDEPCRFDLAAVVDTGVSLDVEHIENAFDLTGMRL, encoded by the coding sequence ATGGATACGTCGAACACAATCACACCTGCCAGGCGGCGCGGCGACCTCGGCGAGGATGCTGCCGCCCGCTTTCTGGAGAGCCGGGGCATGCGCGTTGTCGAGCGCAACTGGCGCTATCGCCAGTGGGAACTGGACCTGGTCTGCCGCGACGGGGATACCCTGGTCTTCGTGGAGGTCAAGACGCGTATGGCCGGGTCCATGAGTGCTCCGGCCGACGGACTGGGCCGGGCAAAGCGGGCGCGGTTGGTCAAGGCGGCCAGCCGGTATCTGAGCGCCAAAGGGTTGTGGGACGAGCCGTGTCGGTTCGATCTGGCGGCCGTTGTGGACACGGGGGTGTCCCTTGACGTGGAACACATCGAAAATGCTTTTGATCTGACGGGGATGCGCCTGTGA
- the rsmI gene encoding 16S rRNA (cytidine(1402)-2'-O)-methyltransferase, with amino-acid sequence MSNAGKLWVVATPLGNAADLSPRGREILTEADIILAEDTRRAGLLFKRLGLERHGRLVSFFEHNEDKRLPKVLGWLEEGLNVALVSDAGTPLLSDPGFTLVRTCREQGVAVSPVPGPSAPVAALCASGLPPLPYAFLGFTPRKKSQTEALFLAYRDTGATLVFFERKTRLAGTLGIAAEILGDREFCVARELTKEYEEFLRGRLGDLSGLDPDLRGEMTVIIGPAVGGERTDEAGIARLVAEEEASGGKPKEIARRVAGRAVGWTAKDVYATMRPA; translated from the coding sequence GTGAGCAATGCCGGAAAACTCTGGGTGGTAGCCACGCCGCTGGGCAATGCGGCCGACCTTTCCCCCCGTGGCCGGGAAATTCTGACCGAAGCGGACATAATTCTGGCCGAGGACACCCGCCGGGCCGGGCTGCTCTTCAAGCGCCTCGGCCTTGAGCGTCACGGCAGGCTGGTCAGCTTTTTCGAACACAATGAAGACAAGCGGCTGCCCAAGGTGCTCGGTTGGCTGGAGGAGGGCCTGAACGTGGCCCTGGTCTCTGACGCCGGAACGCCGCTGCTTTCGGACCCCGGCTTCACCCTGGTACGCACCTGCCGCGAGCAGGGGGTTGCGGTCTCGCCGGTCCCTGGGCCGAGTGCGCCTGTGGCCGCTCTTTGCGCCTCTGGGCTGCCTCCGCTGCCCTATGCTTTCCTCGGGTTCACGCCGCGCAAGAAGAGCCAGACCGAGGCGCTGTTTCTTGCCTATCGCGACACCGGAGCGACCCTGGTTTTTTTCGAGCGCAAGACGCGCCTTGCCGGCACCCTTGGGATCGCGGCCGAGATACTGGGCGACAGGGAATTCTGCGTGGCTCGCGAATTGACAAAGGAATACGAGGAGTTTTTGCGCGGGCGGCTGGGTGATCTGTCCGGCCTTGACCCGGACCTGCGCGGCGAGATGACCGTGATCATCGGTCCGGCCGTTGGCGGAGAAAGGACCGACGAGGCCGGGATAGCCCGGCTGGTGGCCGAGGAGGAGGCGTCCGGCGGCAAGCCCAAGGAGATAGCCCGCCGGGTGGCCGGTCGCGCTGTCGGCTGGACAGCCAAGGATGTCTATGCCACCATGCGCCCCGCATGA